The following coding sequences are from one Odontesthes bonariensis isolate fOdoBon6 chromosome 10, fOdoBon6.hap1, whole genome shotgun sequence window:
- the ddx19a gene encoding ATP-dependent RNA helicase DDX19A: MSEDSWALAADVQETTSPSFQFDLSQKVSRLRGRLNMKGDINGNIVPEKPENGGWKAGGGDKVDLAEQSLLNKLIRRSLVRNRNQVEVLQADPTSPLYSVKTFEELRLKPELLKGVYNMGFNRPSRIQENALPMMMAQPPQNLIAQSQSGTGKTAAFSLAMLSHVEPANKWIQCLCVAPTYELALQIGQVIEQMGKFCPDVKLAYAVRGNRMERGIKLQEQIVIGTPGTVLDWCTKYKHIDPKKITLFVLDEADVMIATQGHRDQSIRIHRQLTKDCQMLLFSATFEDSVWRFAEQVVPDPNIIKLKREEETLDTIKQFYVLCKEKEDKFTAVCNLYGSLTIAQAMIFCHTRKMASWLAAHLIKEGHQVALLSGEMTVEQRAAIIERFRNGKEKVLVTTNVCSRGIDVEQVSLVVNFDLPVAMDGNADNETYLHRIGRTGRFGRRGFAVNMVDSRKSLDIISQIEMHFNRKITKLDTSNLEEMEKLMS; encoded by the exons ATGTCCGAAGACTCGTGGGCGCTTGCTGCCGACGTTCAGGAGACTACATCTCCATCCTTTCAG TTTGACTTATCACAGAAAGTCAGTCGACTTCGTGGTAGGCTTAACATGAAAGGAGACATAAATG GCAACATAGTGCCTGAGAAGCCTGAAAATGGAGGCTGGAAAGCAGGTGGCGGGGACAAAGTGGACCTGGCTGAACAATCCCTTTTAAATAAACTGATCCGTCGCTCTCTGGTGAGGAATAGGAACCAGGTGGAGGTCCTGCAGGCGGACCCCACCTCCCCTTTGTACTCCGTGAAGACCTTTGAGGAGCTGAGACT GAAACCTGAGCTGCTGAAAGGTGTGTACAACATGGGTTTCAACAGACCATCCAGAATCCAGGAAAATGCTCTGCCTATGATGATGGCACAGCC ACCTCAGAATCTGATTGCACAGTCACAGTCTGGCACGGGTAAAACTGCTGCTTTCTCTCTGGCCATGCTCAGCCACGTTGAGCCTGCCAATAAGTGGATTCAG TGCCTTTGCGTCGCACCGACATACGAACTTGCGCTGCAGATTGGTCAAGTAATCGAGCAGATGGGGAAATTCTGTCCGGATGTGAAACTGGCCTACGCCGTTCGTGGGAACAGAA TGGAACGAGGCATCAAGTTGCAAGAGCAGATTGTCATTGGAACACCAGGCACAGTCCTCGACTGGTGCACCAAGTACAAGCACATCGACCCCAAGAAGATTACTCTGTTTGTGCTGGACGAGGCTGACGTGATGATCGCCACTCAGGGCCATCGGGACCAGAGCATTCGAATCCACAG ACAGCTGACCAAAGACTGCCAGATGCTGCTTTTCTCTGCCACCTTTGAGGACTCTGTGTGGAGGTTTGCAGAGCAAGTGGTCCCTGACCCCAATATCATTAAGCTGAAGCGCGAAGAGGAGACGCTCGACACGATCAAACAGTTCTACGTGCTCTGCAAGGAAAAGGAGGACAAGTTTACAGCTGTCTGCAATCTGTATGGCAGCCTTACTATCGCACAGGCCATGATTTTCTGCCAC acTCGTAAAATGGCTTCATGGCTGGCAGCCCACCTGATCAAAGAAGGCCACCAGGTGGCACTACTGAGCGGAGAAATGACAGTGGAACAGAGAGCAGCTATCATCGAACGCTTCAGGAACGGCAAGGAGAAGGTGCTGGTGACCACAAATGTGTGTTCCAGAG GTATCGATGTGGAGCAGGTATCCCTGGTGGTTAACTTTGACCTCCCTGTTGCCATGGACGGGAATGCTGACAATGAGACATACCTGCATCGGATTGGCCGCACAGGACGCTTTGGCAGACGAGGATTTGCAGTGAATATGGTGGACAGCAGAAAAAGCTTGGATATTATCAGCCAAATCGAGATGCACTTCA ACAGGAAAATCACTAAACTTGACACAAGCAATCTTgaagaaatggaaaaactgATGAGCTGA